The following coding sequences are from one Biomphalaria glabrata chromosome 8, xgBioGlab47.1, whole genome shotgun sequence window:
- the LOC129921595 gene encoding carbonyl reductase [NADPH] 3-like isoform X2, which produces MARRVAVVTGSNKGIGFAIVRALCKQFDGDVILTARDEGRGQAAVKALQGEGLQPKFQPLDIDDHNSVIRLRDFLQQTYGGLDILVNNAAILFHDESLPYGKRAKEVIKTNYFSNLDVCNALFPILRPHARVVNLSSVMSQIGLNGCSEALRARFTDPTISIEELSSLMQRFVDLSQNGKQDEAGYFSSYHGYAMSKIGVTVMSMIQQRELDKSGADDIVVNACCPGYVDTDMSEHKGFLTIDQGAEGPIYCALLPPNVSSPRGKFISQKNIVEWKM; this is translated from the exons GTGACAGGGTCCAATAAAGGAATCGGCTTCGCCATTGTGAGAGCTTTGTGCAAGCAGTTTGATGGGGACGTCATTCTCACAG CACGTGATGAAGGTCGAGGTCAAGCTGCTGTGAAAGCGCTGCAGGGTGAAGGTTTGCAGCCAAAGTTTCAGCCGCTGGACATCGATGACCACAACAGTGTGATACGCTTGAGAGATTTTCTTCAGCAGACGTACGGCGGGCTGGATATTCTAGTCAACAATGCCGCCATCTTATTTCAT GATGAGAGCCTACCCTATGGCAAGCGGGCCAAGGAAGTTATAAAAACGAATTATTTTAGTAATCTAGACGTCTGCAATGCTTTATTTCCGATTCTAAGGCCACATGCCAG AGTTGTCAATCTTTCTAGCGTGATGTCTCAAATTGGACTGAACGGGTGCTCTGAAGCTCTGAGGGCCAGATTTACTGATCCAACTATTTCGATAGAAGAGCTATCAAGCTTGATGCAAAGATTTGTTGa TTTGTCTCAAAACGGGAAACAAGATGAAGCTGGTTACTTCAGCTCTTACCATGGGTACGCCATGTCCAAAATTGGCGTGACTGTCATGTCAATGATACAACAGAGAGAGCTGGACAAATCCGGAGCAGACGATATCGTTGTCAACGCT TGTTGCCCAGGTTACGTAGATACTGATATGAGCGAACATAAAGGATTCCTAACCATTGACCAAG GAGCTGAAGGTCCAATTTATTGCGCACTTCTGCCACCAAATGTTAGCTCTCCCAGAGGAAAATTTATTAGCCAAAAGAATATAGTTGAATGGAAGATGTaa
- the LOC129921595 gene encoding carbonyl reductase [NADPH] 1-like isoform X1 — MVNVSVLKVTGSNKGIGFAIVRALCKQFDGDVILTARDEGRGQAAVKALQGEGLQPKFQPLDIDDHNSVIRLRDFLQQTYGGLDILVNNAAILFHDESLPYGKRAKEVIKTNYFSNLDVCNALFPILRPHARVVNLSSVMSQIGLNGCSEALRARFTDPTISIEELSSLMQRFVDLSQNGKQDEAGYFSSYHGYAMSKIGVTVMSMIQQRELDKSGADDIVVNACCPGYVDTDMSEHKGFLTIDQGAEGPIYCALLPPNVSSPRGKFISQKNIVEWKM; from the exons ATGGTAAATGTTTCTGTTTTGAAGGTGACAGGGTCCAATAAAGGAATCGGCTTCGCCATTGTGAGAGCTTTGTGCAAGCAGTTTGATGGGGACGTCATTCTCACAG CACGTGATGAAGGTCGAGGTCAAGCTGCTGTGAAAGCGCTGCAGGGTGAAGGTTTGCAGCCAAAGTTTCAGCCGCTGGACATCGATGACCACAACAGTGTGATACGCTTGAGAGATTTTCTTCAGCAGACGTACGGCGGGCTGGATATTCTAGTCAACAATGCCGCCATCTTATTTCAT GATGAGAGCCTACCCTATGGCAAGCGGGCCAAGGAAGTTATAAAAACGAATTATTTTAGTAATCTAGACGTCTGCAATGCTTTATTTCCGATTCTAAGGCCACATGCCAG AGTTGTCAATCTTTCTAGCGTGATGTCTCAAATTGGACTGAACGGGTGCTCTGAAGCTCTGAGGGCCAGATTTACTGATCCAACTATTTCGATAGAAGAGCTATCAAGCTTGATGCAAAGATTTGTTGa TTTGTCTCAAAACGGGAAACAAGATGAAGCTGGTTACTTCAGCTCTTACCATGGGTACGCCATGTCCAAAATTGGCGTGACTGTCATGTCAATGATACAACAGAGAGAGCTGGACAAATCCGGAGCAGACGATATCGTTGTCAACGCT TGTTGCCCAGGTTACGTAGATACTGATATGAGCGAACATAAAGGATTCCTAACCATTGACCAAG GAGCTGAAGGTCCAATTTATTGCGCACTTCTGCCACCAAATGTTAGCTCTCCCAGAGGAAAATTTATTAGCCAAAAGAATATAGTTGAATGGAAGATGTaa